In one window of Meleagris gallopavo isolate NT-WF06-2002-E0010 breed Aviagen turkey brand Nicholas breeding stock chromosome 12, Turkey_5.1, whole genome shotgun sequence DNA:
- the LOC100549019 gene encoding tropomodulin-2 codes for MSLPFRKELEKYKNINEDEILSKLSEDELKQLEHVLDDLDPENALLPAGFRQKDQTTKPATGPFDRERLLSYLEKQALEHKDREDFVPFTGEKKGKIFIPKEKPIETRTEEKVTLDPELEEALASASDTELYDLAAVLGVHNMVNNPKFDEGGARSKDGKGSMRNVVKGEKVKPIFEEPPNPTNVEASLQRIKANDPTLVEVNLNNIKNIPIPTLKEFAKALESNVHVKTFSLAATRSNDPVAIAFADMLKVNKTLKSLNVESNFITGTGILALIDALKENESLTEIKIDNQRQQLGTAVEMEIAKMLEENSKILKFGYQFTKQGPRTRVAAAITKNNDLVRKKRVEGERQ; via the exons ATGTCTCTGCCTTTCCGAAAAGAGCTGGAGAAATATAAGAATATCAATGAAGATGAAATACTCAGCAAACTCTCAGAGGATGAACTGAAGCAGCTAGAGCATGTTCTCGATGACCTTGATCCTGAG AACGCCTTGCTTCCAGCTGGATTTCGGCAAAAGGACCAGACCACAAAGCCTGCCACGGGCCCCTTCGACAGAGAACGCCTGCTTTCATACTTGGAGAAGCAAGCGCTTGAGCACAAGGACAGGGAAGACTTTGTTCCATTTACAGGGGAGAAGAAAG gaaaaatatttatcccTAAAGAAAAACCCATAGAAACTCGTACAGAAGAGAAGGTGACCCTGGATCCGGAGCTTGAAGAAGCCCTGGCCAGCGCTTCAGACACGGAGCTCTATGACCTTGCAG CTGTTCTTGGAGTGCACAACATGGTAAATAATCCAAAATTTGATGAAGGAGGAGCCCGCAGTAAAGATGGAAAAGGAAGCATGAGAA ATGTGGTCAAAGGTGAAAAGGTGAAGCCTATTTTTGAGGAGCCACCTAATCCAACCAATGTGGAAGCAAGTTTACAAAGGATAAAAGCAAATGATCCTACTCTCGTAGAAGTTAATCTGAACAACATAAAG AATATCCCTATTCCAACACTAAAAGAATTTGCAAAAGCCTTGGAAAGCAACGTACATGTGAAGACATTCAGCCTTGCTGCTACTCGAAGCAATGACCCTGTAGCTATT GCATTTGCAGATATGTTGAAAGtgaacaaaacactgaagagtCTGAATGTAGAGTCCAATTTCATCACTGGGACGGGTATTTTGGCACTGATTGATGCGCTGAAGGAGAATGAATCCCTGACAGAGATTAAAATTGACAACCAG aggcagcagctggggacagCTGTGGAGATGGAGATTGCCAAGATGCTGGAGGAGAACTCCAAGATCCTCAAGTTTGGATACCAGTTCACAAAGCAAGGCCCACGAACCAGGGTAGCAGCGGCTATCACTAAAAACAACGACCTGG TTCGCAAGAAGCGCGTGGAAGGAGAGCGGCAGTAG